In the Streptomyces sp. f51 genome, one interval contains:
- the epsC gene encoding serine O-acetyltransferase EpsC, whose product MRRTMARAREDLSVIVARDPSIRTRAEALLHPALPALWTHRLAHALYIRGHRQIARFLAYVARAVTGGIEIHPGARLGRRVFIDHGAAVVVGETAEIGDDVTLYHQVTLGAVGWWRDGRREPGTRRHPVVGDRAVLGTNAIVLGPVTVGADALVGAGSLVLTDVPAGARVMAPPAEIVIRPSAEDREDAGRLLRALATPGCW is encoded by the coding sequence ATGCGTAGGACGATGGCCAGGGCGAGGGAAGACCTGTCCGTGATCGTCGCGCGAGACCCGTCGATCCGCACCCGTGCGGAGGCGCTGCTGCACCCCGCGCTCCCCGCGCTGTGGACCCACCGGCTGGCGCACGCCCTGTACATCCGTGGACACCGTCAGATCGCGCGTTTCCTGGCCTACGTGGCCCGCGCGGTGACCGGCGGCATCGAGATCCATCCGGGTGCGCGCCTCGGCCGCCGGGTGTTCATCGACCACGGGGCCGCCGTGGTGGTCGGTGAGACCGCCGAGATCGGTGACGACGTGACGCTCTACCACCAGGTCACGCTCGGCGCGGTCGGCTGGTGGCGGGACGGCCGGCGCGAACCCGGGACCCGCCGTCACCCCGTCGTCGGCGACCGGGCGGTGCTCGGCACCAACGCCATCGTGCTCGGCCCGGTCACCGTCGGCGCCGACGCGCTGGTCGGCGCCGGTTCGCTCGTGCTGACCGACGTACCGGCCGGCGCCCGCGTGATGGCTCCCCCGGCCGAGATCGTGATCCGGCCGTCCGCGGAGGACCGCGAGGACGCCGGCCGGCTGCTGCGCGCCCTCGCCACCCCCGGGTGCTGGTGA
- a CDS encoding MFS transporter, which translates to MSALWQRIRGLRGSMPGGPVGTRLAVMAMIDAVGTGAFLAVSVPFITRAVHLSERNLGFGLGLSAAIALGTAIPIGILADRIGPKKVLVGVSLWRAACFVVYPFVQNLWQFLTVVCLLGLVDKAAAPMEQALVGQAVPTTERVKVVAILRSMRNVGFTVGALLGGVGLLIGTRAGYTVILLLNAASFAVLATVASRLPLLNAPTGNLRRRFSVGVLRDGSFLSFAGINAILTMHMTLLSIGIPLWIVGHTDVSAALISPLVAVNTVLAVLLQVRASRGTDDIPGAARALVRAGVSLAACCLLLVTAPRLPVVLAVGALVLAMIALTGGELWQSAGGWGGSYLLAAPGQEGVYLSVFWLGVAVQQIAAPILVSLIVTVGAAGWVALAALFAASGLAAPAIGRWAQAEAAKRPRQDPSLAEAT; encoded by the coding sequence ATGTCTGCTCTGTGGCAGCGCATCCGCGGACTGCGCGGATCCATGCCAGGCGGCCCGGTGGGAACACGGCTGGCGGTGATGGCGATGATCGACGCGGTGGGCACCGGCGCCTTCCTGGCCGTGTCCGTGCCCTTCATCACCCGGGCGGTCCACCTGTCCGAACGCAACCTCGGCTTCGGCCTGGGCCTGTCCGCGGCCATCGCCCTGGGCACGGCGATCCCGATCGGGATCCTGGCCGACCGCATCGGCCCGAAGAAGGTCCTGGTCGGGGTGAGCCTGTGGCGCGCCGCCTGCTTCGTGGTGTACCCGTTCGTCCAGAACCTGTGGCAGTTCCTGACCGTGGTGTGCCTGCTCGGCCTCGTGGACAAGGCCGCGGCACCGATGGAACAGGCCCTGGTCGGGCAGGCCGTGCCGACCACGGAACGGGTCAAGGTCGTCGCGATCCTCCGGTCCATGCGCAACGTCGGCTTCACCGTCGGCGCCCTGCTGGGCGGGGTCGGGCTGCTGATCGGCACCCGGGCCGGTTACACCGTGATCCTGTTGCTCAACGCCGCCTCGTTCGCGGTGCTCGCGACGGTGGCGTCCCGGCTGCCGCTGCTCAACGCACCGACGGGGAACCTTCGCCGGAGGTTCTCGGTCGGCGTACTGCGCGACGGATCGTTCCTCTCGTTCGCCGGGATCAACGCGATCCTCACCATGCACATGACTCTGCTGAGCATCGGCATACCGCTGTGGATCGTGGGACACACCGATGTCTCCGCCGCGCTGATCTCCCCGCTCGTCGCGGTCAACACCGTGCTCGCGGTGCTCCTGCAGGTGCGGGCGAGCCGGGGGACCGACGACATCCCAGGTGCGGCACGGGCCCTGGTGCGCGCCGGCGTCTCCCTCGCTGCCTGCTGTCTGCTGCTCGTCACGGCACCGAGGCTGCCGGTCGTACTCGCCGTCGGCGCGCTGGTGCTGGCCATGATCGCGCTGACGGGAGGCGAGTTGTGGCAGTCCGCCGGAGGCTGGGGCGGCTCGTATCTGCTCGCGGCACCGGGCCAGGAGGGCGTCTATCTCTCGGTCTTCTGGCTCGGGGTCGCCGTGCAGCAGATCGCGGCACCGATCCTGGTCAGCCTGATCGTCACGGTCGGCGCCGCGGGATGGGTCGCGCTGGCCGCGCTGTTCGCCGCGAGCGGCCTTGCCGCTCCCGCGATCGGCCGGTGGGCGCAGGCGGAGGCGGCGAAACGGCCGCGGCAGGACCCGAGTCTGGCCGAGGCCACCTGA
- a CDS encoding LLM class flavin-dependent oxidoreductase has translation MQIGVNVPNFGPGTDPETLSRWARTVEGLGFDLLMVSDHVAITSDVAKQYPAPFYDPFTTLSWLAGLTTRVKLGTTVLIAPYRHPLLVARMAANLDQLSGGRLILGVGVGWAREEFDALGVPFERRGALTDELLETLRTAWADEADYRSGQIPIWIGGNSDAGLRRAARLGLPWHPLRFTMPWFRDAVDRLKGIAAELGQPAPDLAPRIVLRLTPKPVDHPDRRAGEGTIEQVLDDIEQLRLAGAGTVVLDPYNGDPDETLRPEVAWQALATVAAHLA, from the coding sequence ATGCAGATAGGCGTCAACGTCCCCAATTTCGGACCCGGCACCGACCCGGAAACCCTTTCCCGTTGGGCCAGGACGGTGGAAGGCCTCGGTTTCGACCTCTTGATGGTCTCCGACCACGTGGCCATCACATCGGATGTCGCGAAACAGTATCCCGCCCCGTTCTACGATCCTTTTACGACGCTCTCCTGGCTGGCCGGTTTAACGACCCGGGTAAAGCTGGGCACCACGGTTCTCATCGCGCCCTACCGGCATCCCCTGCTCGTCGCGCGAATGGCCGCCAACCTGGACCAGCTTTCCGGCGGCCGGCTGATCCTCGGGGTCGGTGTCGGCTGGGCCAGGGAGGAATTCGACGCGCTCGGCGTTCCCTTCGAGCGGCGTGGCGCGCTCACCGACGAACTGCTGGAGACCCTGCGCACCGCGTGGGCGGACGAGGCGGACTACCGGAGCGGGCAGATCCCCATCTGGATCGGCGGCAACAGCGACGCGGGACTGCGCCGGGCGGCCCGCCTCGGCCTGCCGTGGCACCCGCTCCGGTTCACCATGCCGTGGTTCCGTGACGCGGTGGACCGCCTGAAGGGCATCGCCGCCGAACTCGGGCAGCCCGCGCCCGATCTGGCGCCGCGCATCGTTCTCCGGCTCACGCCGAAGCCGGTCGACCATCCGGACCGCCGGGCCGGCGAGGGCACCATCGAGCAGGTCCTCGACGACATCGAGCAGTTGCGCCTCGCCGGTGCCGGCACGGTGGTCCTCGACCCCTACAACGGCGACCCGGACGAGACCCTCAGGCCCGAGGTGGCGTGGCAGGCGCTGGCCACCGTGGCCGCCCACCTGGCATAG
- a CDS encoding ABC transporter permease, which translates to MSTLTQDVPAAAPAGGAAGYGLTRYLVVRFLLIIPTVLVLVSLVFFLMRATGDPISAAFGDRLTPDQLQAKLHQAAYDRPLLTQYLDYLRSLTTGDFGHTVTDNQPVTHVLGTYGAATAELAINALVVALVVGVPLGLVAAAHRDRAPDAALRLFAVLTYATPVFFVGLLLKLVFAIRLGWLPASGRASTDVQLFLQDQSSTTGLYLIDALRSGDGAAVVDVLKHAVLPAVALGLLVAGIILRLVRTNLIGTLSADYVEAARSRGVSPLRLITRHAARPALIPVVTVLGLQVAGLLGGAVLTETTFEWKGLGYELAHYLTVRDFPAVQGIVALFAVVVAVTNFLVDILAALIDPRVRY; encoded by the coding sequence GTGAGCACCCTGACCCAGGACGTCCCCGCCGCCGCCCCGGCAGGCGGCGCCGCGGGGTACGGACTCACCCGCTATCTGGTGGTCCGCTTCCTCCTCATCATCCCCACCGTGCTCGTCCTCGTCAGCCTGGTCTTCTTCCTGATGCGCGCCACCGGAGACCCGATCAGCGCCGCCTTCGGCGACCGGCTCACCCCGGACCAGCTCCAGGCCAAACTGCACCAGGCGGCCTACGACCGGCCGCTGCTCACCCAGTACCTCGACTACCTCAGGTCCCTGACCACTGGCGACTTCGGTCACACCGTCACCGACAACCAGCCGGTGACCCACGTCCTGGGCACCTACGGCGCCGCCACCGCCGAACTCGCCATCAACGCACTCGTCGTGGCCCTCGTCGTCGGCGTCCCCCTCGGCCTGGTGGCGGCCGCGCACCGGGATCGCGCGCCCGACGCGGCGCTGCGGCTGTTCGCCGTCCTCACCTACGCCACCCCCGTGTTCTTCGTGGGACTGCTGCTGAAACTGGTCTTCGCGATCCGGCTCGGCTGGCTCCCCGCGTCCGGCCGGGCCAGCACCGACGTCCAGCTCTTCCTCCAGGACCAGTCCAGCACGACAGGGCTCTACCTCATCGACGCCCTGAGGAGCGGCGACGGGGCGGCCGTCGTCGATGTCCTCAAGCACGCGGTCCTGCCCGCCGTGGCGCTGGGTCTGCTCGTCGCCGGCATCATCCTGCGACTGGTCCGCACCAACCTGATCGGCACCCTTTCCGCCGACTACGTGGAGGCCGCCAGGTCCCGGGGCGTGTCGCCCCTCCGTCTGATCACCCGGCACGCGGCCCGGCCCGCCCTGATCCCCGTCGTCACCGTCCTCGGACTCCAGGTCGCCGGACTGCTCGGCGGAGCGGTGCTCACCGAGACCACCTTCGAGTGGAAGGGACTCGGCTACGAACTCGCCCACTACCTGACGGTGCGTGACTTCCCGGCCGTGCAGGGCATCGTGGCCCTGTTCGCCGTCGTCGTGGCGGTGACGAACTTCCTCGTCGACATCCTCGCGGCCCTCATCGATCCCCGAGTGAGGTACTGA
- a CDS encoding ATP-grasp domain-containing protein, with protein sequence MTTPDTDAQVLFVGYNAAYLRAIDGRVPSGSVVVIEEPDIIRKRELRDAAEGFDCLDRIVPASYQQSAEALDLAVGLSAARPVAAVVPGLEYAVPAAAALAAKLGLPGAGERAAQALRDKIRLREAAAAGGVRNPRWREVRGPGDILDFAGDGPVVVKPANRQASVGVQVLDSVDATTAAGAWERTSSAAEYEQVPDRPLDWRFLAEERLEGPEFSVEALVREGEIVFENVTAKTVIPGPYPVELGHLLPAPLDQETRTAFGTALRALVSAVGFGTGILHAEWILTESGPTLVECAGRCPGDYLIDLIDLAYDTRIRLTLIDLLAGRPVELPRSSRRTSAIRFLAAEPGTVTEVGGEETAKALPGVRAVEVDVEAGQEVRPWASSWDRAGHVIATGPDADTTRRHVVAAVAAVRIATE encoded by the coding sequence GTGACGACCCCCGACACGGACGCCCAGGTGCTGTTCGTCGGCTACAACGCGGCCTACCTGCGCGCGATCGACGGGAGGGTCCCGAGCGGGTCCGTCGTGGTGATCGAGGAGCCCGACATCATCCGCAAGCGGGAACTGCGGGACGCCGCGGAGGGTTTCGACTGCCTGGACCGGATCGTCCCGGCGAGCTACCAGCAGTCCGCCGAAGCACTCGACCTCGCGGTCGGCCTCTCGGCCGCGCGGCCGGTGGCCGCCGTCGTCCCGGGGCTGGAGTACGCGGTGCCGGCCGCCGCGGCGCTGGCCGCCAAGCTCGGCCTGCCAGGAGCCGGCGAGAGAGCCGCGCAGGCGCTGCGGGACAAGATCCGGCTGCGCGAGGCGGCGGCCGCCGGCGGTGTCCGCAACCCGCGCTGGCGGGAGGTGCGCGGACCCGGGGACATCCTCGACTTCGCCGGCGACGGGCCGGTGGTGGTCAAGCCGGCGAACCGGCAGGCGAGCGTCGGCGTGCAGGTGCTGGACTCGGTCGACGCCACCACCGCGGCCGGGGCCTGGGAGCGGACCTCGTCGGCTGCCGAGTACGAGCAGGTGCCCGACCGGCCGCTGGACTGGCGGTTCCTGGCCGAGGAACGGCTGGAAGGCCCCGAGTTCAGCGTCGAGGCGCTGGTACGCGAGGGCGAGATCGTCTTCGAGAACGTCACCGCCAAGACGGTGATCCCGGGACCGTATCCGGTCGAGCTCGGCCATCTGCTGCCCGCACCGCTCGACCAGGAGACGCGGACCGCGTTCGGGACGGCCCTGAGGGCGCTGGTCTCCGCCGTCGGATTCGGGACCGGCATCCTGCACGCGGAGTGGATCCTCACGGAGTCGGGCCCGACGCTGGTCGAGTGCGCCGGCCGGTGCCCCGGCGACTATCTGATCGACCTCATCGACCTGGCCTACGACACCAGGATCAGGCTGACCCTCATCGACCTGCTGGCCGGGCGCCCCGTCGAACTGCCCCGGTCCTCCCGACGGACCTCGGCGATCCGCTTCCTCGCCGCGGAGCCGGGCACGGTGACCGAGGTCGGCGGAGAAGAGACCGCGAAGGCCCTGCCCGGAGTACGGGCCGTTGAGGTGGACGTCGAGGCGGGCCAGGAGGTCCGGCCCTGGGCGTCCTCCTGGGACCGTGCTGGCCACGTCATCGCCACCGGGCCCGACGCGGACACCACCCGCCGCCACGTCGTCGCCGCCGTCGCCGCCGTCCGTATCGCAACCGAGTGA
- a CDS encoding cysteine synthase family protein yields MAVRTEPVVRRPVADSLVELIGGTPLLRLPLDRILDGVPGDTTVLAKLELFNPWSSSKDRAALWMLRGAERRGRLTPGGGTVIEATSGNTGISLAALAAARGYRCVIVLPDNATQERVSILLSLGAEVVRTPHTGGYQAAVDRAQDIHRATPGSWFCRQHENPDNTRAHYESTGPEIWSDTEGRIDVFVSGVGTGGTLSGAGRYLRERHPAVRIVAVEPAGSPLLSGGEPGTHGIPGFNGGFVAPTTERELIDEVIAVSDSDALDTTRRLALHTGLMVGVSAGAVVHAAGVVAARPEYRGKRVVTLLPDTGERYLSLLGRAAEPATAEPATAGAPSGGGAR; encoded by the coding sequence ATCGCCGTCCGGACCGAGCCGGTCGTCCGGCGCCCCGTCGCGGACTCGCTCGTCGAACTGATCGGCGGTACACCCCTGTTGAGGCTGCCGCTTGACCGGATCCTGGACGGCGTCCCCGGCGACACGACCGTGCTGGCGAAGCTGGAGCTGTTCAACCCGTGGTCCAGCAGCAAGGACCGGGCCGCGCTGTGGATGCTGCGCGGCGCCGAGCGGCGCGGCCGGCTCACGCCCGGCGGCGGAACCGTGATCGAGGCGACCTCCGGCAACACCGGGATCTCCTTGGCCGCGCTGGCGGCGGCCCGCGGCTACCGCTGCGTCATCGTGCTGCCGGACAACGCGACCCAGGAACGCGTCTCCATCCTGCTGTCGCTCGGTGCCGAGGTGGTGCGGACACCGCACACCGGCGGCTACCAGGCCGCGGTCGACAGGGCCCAGGACATCCACCGGGCCACCCCCGGATCGTGGTTCTGCCGTCAGCACGAGAACCCGGACAACACCCGGGCGCACTACGAGTCGACCGGCCCGGAGATCTGGTCCGACACCGAGGGACGGATCGACGTCTTCGTCAGCGGCGTCGGCACCGGCGGCACGCTCAGCGGCGCGGGCCGCTACCTCCGCGAGCGGCACCCCGCCGTCCGCATCGTGGCGGTGGAACCGGCCGGCTCCCCGCTGCTGTCCGGCGGCGAGCCCGGCACCCACGGCATCCCGGGGTTCAACGGCGGCTTCGTCGCGCCGACCACCGAACGGGAACTCATCGACGAGGTGATCGCCGTCTCCGACTCCGACGCGCTGGACACCACCCGGCGGCTCGCCCTGCACACGGGCCTCATGGTCGGTGTCTCGGCCGGGGCGGTGGTCCACGCCGCCGGCGTCGTGGCCGCCCGTCCGGAGTACCGGGGCAAGCGCGTCGTGACCCTGCTGCCCGACACGGGTGAGCGGTACCTGAGCCTGCTGGGCCGCGCGGCCGAACCCGCGACGGCCGAACCCGCGACGGCCGGGGCCCCGAGCGGCGGCGGTGCCCGATGA
- a CDS encoding cupin domain-containing protein, translated as MSVPLYVPPGGGEFVDIRDTKRTYLKLTTPDSEGEFGFFEHHMAPEAKGASPHVHKKSTEMFYVVRGEIEFTIGDRKVVGEPGAFAYVPKGEPHGFTNRGKEDATLLIMFYPIYDREDYFRGLGRLTANGRNPSLEELQEHMARYDQFMV; from the coding sequence ATGTCTGTTCCGCTGTATGTTCCGCCGGGCGGGGGAGAGTTCGTCGACATCCGGGACACGAAAAGGACGTACCTGAAGCTCACCACACCGGATTCCGAGGGGGAGTTCGGATTCTTCGAGCATCACATGGCTCCCGAGGCCAAGGGCGCCAGTCCGCATGTGCACAAGAAGTCCACGGAGATGTTCTACGTGGTGCGTGGTGAGATCGAGTTCACGATCGGCGACCGGAAGGTGGTGGGCGAACCGGGCGCGTTCGCCTACGTTCCCAAGGGGGAGCCGCACGGTTTCACGAACCGGGGCAAGGAGGACGCCACTCTGCTGATCATGTTCTATCCGATCTACGATCGCGAGGACTATTTCCGCGGTCTGGGGCGTCTCACGGCCAACGGGCGAAACCCGAGCCTGGAGGAATTGCAGGAACACATGGCCAGGTACGACCAGTTCATGGTCTGA
- a CDS encoding ATP-grasp domain-containing protein, which translates to MTACRPPAAERPRLLMVMPYRQFVRKAQTAGFWVGAVWDPRLESPEYLADVRELADLYVTADFRDEEGLRETIRSAAREHEASLIYHIGREETMVSAYEVAEELRAELNPAAAIRVLADKHAMRELLAERGLSPVAFASAPTRREVPDAVRRIGFPAVVKPAALAGSRGVFLWREPADQVPWTALLDQYGYDGPFLVEEYLRGPEYSVETLSQDGRHHVVGITEKLLGPPPLFVETGHVHPAPLPQDRRRAVEDLTEEFLTACGYRFGPAHTEVIWTPQGPRIVESQARLGGDRIPRLIELATGLDVEQAVFAALNGTPVEAPTATATATVRFFTFPPGHVEEIRGLETVGGLGHVDELSIRLNPGDTVPEVRDSKSRHGHVIVSGATPEEARARCAEALAAIEAVIDGTPTRADGRTGVLGTPV; encoded by the coding sequence ATGACTGCCTGCCGGCCCCCGGCGGCCGAACGGCCCCGCCTGCTGATGGTGATGCCGTACCGCCAGTTCGTACGCAAGGCACAGACGGCGGGGTTCTGGGTCGGCGCGGTCTGGGACCCGCGCCTGGAGTCGCCGGAGTACCTCGCCGACGTACGCGAACTGGCGGATCTGTACGTGACGGCCGACTTCCGCGACGAGGAAGGGCTGCGCGAGACCATCCGCTCGGCCGCACGGGAGCACGAGGCGTCGCTGATCTACCACATAGGCCGGGAGGAGACCATGGTCAGCGCCTACGAGGTGGCCGAGGAACTGCGCGCCGAGCTCAATCCGGCCGCGGCGATCCGCGTTCTCGCCGACAAGCACGCCATGCGCGAACTGCTGGCGGAGCGCGGACTGTCCCCGGTGGCCTTCGCGTCCGCGCCGACCCGCCGCGAGGTGCCGGACGCGGTCCGGCGGATCGGCTTCCCCGCCGTCGTCAAACCGGCCGCGCTCGCCGGCAGCCGAGGCGTCTTCCTGTGGCGGGAACCGGCCGACCAGGTGCCCTGGACGGCACTCCTCGACCAGTACGGCTACGACGGCCCGTTCCTCGTCGAGGAATACCTGCGCGGTCCCGAGTACAGCGTGGAGACGCTCAGCCAGGACGGCCGCCACCACGTCGTGGGCATCACCGAGAAACTGCTCGGTCCGCCGCCGCTGTTCGTGGAGACCGGGCACGTCCACCCGGCGCCGCTGCCCCAGGACCGCCGCAGGGCCGTCGAGGACCTGACCGAGGAGTTCCTCACGGCCTGCGGATACCGGTTCGGCCCCGCGCACACCGAGGTGATCTGGACGCCGCAGGGCCCGCGGATCGTCGAGTCGCAGGCCCGGCTCGGCGGTGACCGCATACCGAGACTCATCGAGCTGGCCACCGGACTGGACGTCGAGCAGGCCGTCTTCGCCGCACTGAACGGCACACCCGTCGAAGCACCGACGGCGACGGCGACGGCGACCGTACGGTTCTTCACCTTCCCGCCCGGCCATGTCGAGGAGATCCGCGGTCTCGAAACGGTCGGCGGACTCGGCCACGTCGACGAGCTGAGCATCCGTCTGAACCCCGGGGACACCGTGCCGGAGGTCCGCGACTCCAAGAGCAGACACGGGCACGTCATCGTCTCCGGCGCCACTCCCGAGGAGGCGAGGGCCCGCTGCGCGGAGGCCCTCGCCGCCATCGAGGCCGTCATCGATGGAACGCCCACCCGGGCCGACGGCCGGACCGGGGTCCTCGGAACACCCGTCTGA
- a CDS encoding ABC transporter substrate-binding protein — translation MAQHDTTRPVRTLGAISLGTAFLVALTGCTSSKGSTGSAEAGITVGTTDQVTALDPAGSWDAGSGTIESEVYATLLSVRNGATEVSPDLATGIELTGPKEYTVTLKKGLKFANGHELTSSDVKFSFDRTLKIADENGPSSLLYDLDSVAAPAPTTIVFTLKSANDTLFPQVLSTAAGYIVDEQVFPADKILDDKSIVAGKPWNGPYGVRSYDKNSLVSFTANSAYGGGLGAAKTKNIQLKYYTDASNLKLDVQQGTVDAVYRTLTTADLDDLSKKKDIKVHTGSGNGIRYIVFDFRTQPYGTKTKKPDKAKALAVRKAVADSVDRAQLAQQVYKNSYQPLYSSVPDGLTGATASFKSLYGDKKGGPDQAAAAARLKAAKVATPVTLSLQYNSDHYGSSSADEYALVKSQLEATGLFKVNLQSTEWTQYGKDRVKHLYPLYQLGWYADYLDADNYLSPFYSANSWVANDYSDPAVRELIKKEETETDTARRAELLKQAQDKAAASVPLLPLLQGSTAIVTRTDVSGVPDELSSAYQFRWAGLAKK, via the coding sequence ATGGCACAGCACGACACCACCAGACCCGTCCGGACCCTCGGCGCGATATCGCTCGGCACGGCGTTCCTGGTGGCCCTGACCGGCTGCACGAGCAGCAAGGGCTCCACCGGCTCCGCGGAAGCGGGGATCACCGTCGGCACCACGGACCAGGTCACCGCCCTGGACCCCGCGGGCTCCTGGGACGCGGGTTCCGGCACCATCGAGAGCGAGGTCTACGCGACCCTGCTCAGCGTGAGGAACGGCGCCACGGAGGTCTCCCCGGACCTGGCCACCGGGATCGAGCTGACCGGCCCCAAGGAGTACACGGTCACGCTGAAGAAGGGCCTGAAGTTCGCCAACGGCCACGAACTGACGTCGTCCGACGTGAAGTTCAGCTTCGACCGCACCCTTAAGATCGCCGACGAGAACGGTCCCTCGTCCCTCCTGTACGACCTCGACTCCGTCGCCGCCCCGGCGCCGACCACCATCGTCTTCACCCTCAAGTCGGCCAACGACACGCTGTTCCCGCAGGTGCTGTCCACCGCCGCCGGCTACATCGTCGACGAACAGGTCTTCCCCGCGGACAAGATCCTCGACGACAAGTCGATCGTCGCGGGCAAACCGTGGAACGGCCCGTACGGCGTGCGCAGTTACGACAAGAACTCGTTGGTCTCCTTCACCGCCAACAGCGCCTACGGCGGCGGTCTGGGCGCCGCAAAGACCAAGAACATCCAGTTGAAGTACTACACCGACGCGAGCAACCTCAAGCTCGACGTCCAGCAGGGCACCGTCGACGCCGTCTACCGCACGCTCACCACCGCCGACCTCGACGACCTCTCCAAGAAGAAGGACATCAAGGTCCACACCGGCTCGGGCAACGGCATCCGCTACATCGTCTTCGACTTCCGGACCCAGCCGTACGGCACCAAGACCAAGAAGCCCGACAAGGCCAAGGCGCTGGCCGTACGCAAGGCCGTCGCCGACTCCGTGGACCGGGCCCAACTCGCGCAGCAGGTCTACAAGAACAGCTACCAGCCGCTGTACAGCTCCGTGCCCGACGGACTCACCGGCGCCACCGCCTCCTTCAAGTCGCTCTACGGTGACAAGAAGGGCGGCCCCGACCAGGCGGCCGCCGCCGCGCGCCTGAAGGCGGCGAAGGTGGCCACCCCGGTCACCCTCAGCCTCCAGTACAACAGCGACCACTACGGTTCCTCCTCGGCCGACGAGTACGCGCTGGTCAAGTCCCAGCTCGAGGCCACCGGACTGTTCAAGGTGAACCTCCAGTCCACCGAGTGGACCCAGTACGGCAAGGACCGCGTCAAGCACCTGTACCCGCTCTACCAACTGGGCTGGTATGCCGACTACCTGGACGCCGACAACTACCTCTCGCCCTTCTACTCGGCCAACAGCTGGGTCGCCAACGACTACTCCGACCCCGCCGTCCGTGAGCTGATCAAGAAGGAGGAGACGGAGACCGACACCGCCAGGCGCGCCGAACTGCTCAAGCAGGCACAGGACAAGGCCGCCGCCTCGGTGCCCCTGCTGCCGCTGCTCCAGGGCTCCACCGCGATCGTGACCCGCACCGACGTCAGCGGTGTGCCCGACGAGCTGAGCAGCGCGTACCAGTTCCGCTGGGCCGGGCTCGCGAAGAAGTGA
- a CDS encoding nucleoside deaminase — protein MVHLRRCLDLAAEAVDAGDWPFGSLLTDADGKVLAEDRNRESSTGDPTRHPEFELARWAATNLSPEERATATVYTSGEHCPMCAAAHGWVGLGRIVYASSSQQARDWKAEWGVPITSPLSPLSIRDVVPGLETAGPVPELAQQVKELNLRFRARIDAAG, from the coding sequence CTGGTCCATCTCCGCCGCTGCCTGGACCTCGCGGCCGAGGCCGTCGACGCCGGTGACTGGCCGTTCGGCTCGCTGCTGACCGACGCGGACGGCAAGGTCCTGGCCGAGGACCGCAACCGCGAGTCCAGCACCGGGGACCCGACCCGGCACCCCGAGTTCGAACTCGCCCGCTGGGCCGCGACCAACCTGAGCCCCGAGGAACGGGCCACGGCGACCGTGTACACCTCGGGAGAGCACTGCCCGATGTGCGCGGCCGCGCACGGCTGGGTCGGGCTGGGCCGCATCGTGTACGCGAGCTCGTCCCAGCAGGCCCGGGACTGGAAGGCCGAGTGGGGCGTGCCCATCACCTCGCCCCTGAGCCCGTTGTCCATCCGGGACGTCGTCCCCGGCCTGGAGACCGCCGGCCCGGTCCCGGAACTGGCCCAGCAGGTCAAGGAGTTGAACCTGCGCTTCCGGGCCCGCATCGACGCGGCCGGCTGA